The Rhodothermus sp. genome contains the following window.
CTGTGGGCCCCAGTGTCAGGAAAACCAACAGCAGTCGGGCCAGCAAGCTACGGCTCCCACCGGTTTTTTCTTCTTGGGCCTGGGTTACTTCTTCACCGGCGGTCTCAGGCGTTTCAGGTACGGATTGTTGTGCTCGTTCGGCCATGGCTCCCAGTTGAATAGAATTTCGACACGGCGATTACGGGCCCGTCCTTCCGGAGTCTCATTCGTATCTCGTGGATGGTATTCTCCATAGCCTACCGCCAGATAGCGTGAGGGCGGTAGCGCGTCGGTTTGTTCCAGCAGGAAGCGAACAACCGCGGCGGCCCGTGCTGCCGAAAGCTCCCAGTTTGAAGGGTAGCGTGCGGTGTGGATGGGGCGGTTATCGGTATGGCCTTCAACAACTACGGATTCGATGCGATCGTCAATAATACCGGCCAGAATGCGCAGGATGGTACGAGACGGTTCAATGATTTCGGCCTCTCCGGAGCGAAACATGATCGAATCCGTAATGATCAGGTGCAGCCCTCGGTCTGTCAGGTTTACCTGTACCTTGCCCTCCAGGTTATGCTCCTGGAGATATTGAATCAGCTCCTCGTATTTCTGCAGCTGTTCTCTGGTCAGGCGTTGGGTGATCACCTGGCTTTTGATAGAAGGAACAAAGGTTTCGCTTTGTAGCATACCTGTGCGCCCTTGAAAGAAGCTGAGCGCTTCTTTGAACTTTTTGACCTCAACCTCCGACATGGCTACAATCATGACGAAAAACGTCAGTAGCAACGTAGCCATGTCACTAAAGGTGGTCATCCAGAAGGGAGCAGAAGGCTCCCCGTCATCCTCTTCTTCCTGTGGGCGTTTTACTGAGTCTGGCATAGTATCCTGGCGGAGGTTAGTGCTCAGGCGGCTTTTGCAAGGTGGGATTCAGCTTCTGGTGTGCTCGCCTCTTGAACACCTGCTAACATTTGTAGCCGCTTCTCAATCATGCTGGGGCTGTCGCCCCGGACAATGGACAGAATGCCGACGTAGGTTACCTCTCGGGCTTTCTGGAGCTGGGCCAGTTGTACTTTGGCTTTGTTGGCCAATGGGAGGAAAACGAGATTGGCCAAGATGGCACCGTAGAGCGTCGTTAGCATGGCCACGGCCATCCCCGCACCGATCTGCGTGGGATCGGTGAGGTTTTGCATCATCTGCACGAGTCCGATCAGGGTGCCGATCATGCCAAACGAAGGAGCGAAGGTTCCGGCTGAATTCATGATTTTGGCGAAGAGTTGCTGCGGGCGCAGCT
Protein-coding sequences here:
- a CDS encoding flagellar motor protein MotB, whose translation is MPDSVKRPQEEEDDGEPSAPFWMTTFSDMATLLLTFFVMIVAMSEVEVKKFKEALSFFQGRTGMLQSETFVPSIKSQVITQRLTREQLQKYEELIQYLQEHNLEGKVQVNLTDRGLHLIITDSIMFRSGEAEIIEPSRTILRILAGIIDDRIESVVVEGHTDNRPIHTARYPSNWELSAARAAAVVRFLLEQTDALPPSRYLAVGYGEYHPRDTNETPEGRARNRRVEILFNWEPWPNEHNNPYLKRLRPPVKK